Proteins encoded within one genomic window of Cyprinus carpio isolate SPL01 unplaced genomic scaffold, ASM1834038v1 S000006493, whole genome shotgun sequence:
- the LOC122143722 gene encoding bactericidal permeability-increasing protein-like, which translates to MGLKGVFYNTQQRVEPPSSPPAFSLASQNTNMFYIAVSAFTINSAFMIFETHPDLKLELKVETVKEPIIKFEPNHVILQLLSTVTAYDVQSGNTPTQLFVLNLESVASVQVSVEEGDLALDLTLEKIEGSMNGKPFKVQIKKKSLLKVC; encoded by the exons ATGGGATTAAag GGTGTATTCTACAACACTCAACAACGCGTAGAGCCCCCCTCCTCTCCCCCAGCCTTCTCACTGGCTTCCCAGAACACCAACATGTTCTACATTGCAGTATCTGCCTTCACCATCAACTCAGCATTCATG attttTGAAACACACCCTGATCTGAAGTTGGAGCTGAAGGTAGAGACAGTGAAGGAGCCCATCATTAAATTTGAACCAAATCATGTGATTCTTCAGCTCCTGAGTACAGTGACAGCTTATGATGTCCAATCTGGCAACACACCGACTCAACTCTTTGTCCTCAATCTG GAAAGCGTTGCCAGTGTTCAAGTGTCTGTAGAAGAGGGTGATCTGGCATTAGATTTAACCCTTGAGAA AATTGAAGGGAGTATGAACGGCAAACCATTTAAGGTACAAATCAAAAAGAAGTCATTattaaaagtgt Gttga